In Anseongella ginsenosidimutans, one genomic interval encodes:
- a CDS encoding beta-galactosidase: MNQHISIFLVFVLFCSVNLQAQRFERLCAEVRTEKDVPRLFINGELYPPFAYMSYLGEEKFYAEMAGAGLHLYNIPAYLGDRGINSSSGIGPFRPAIWTGNGQYDLSSIKKDFEEILKADPMAKVIIRIHLDPPAWWEKEHPDEVCALPGGGSLRTSFFSRKWQRDAGKALKHCVKTLLNSPYAAHLAGIHVAGGFTEEWFYHFKDEFHDESEVRLASFRDWLRDKYGNKRALRQAWKDSKADFKTAAPANISGAEKEKHWRDAGDQKYFDTFDFHAETMAEHINFFTRIVKKASNGCLLTGAFYGYHYFVTDPRRGHGALAKVLENPYLDYLSSPNDYRRRAGEDWPPMAAIRSVQLHGKLWLAENDTRTSITTLLKDRAPEIDPPGDYYSSGVWHGPEDMQTSKALLLKNLGRMLAYGYGGWWFDMWGGWFSDPELLAVIRQGQEFFKHYPSAAVEEMEPEVAVVVDERLQFWDKSYGSLTRQILGNRYALGKTGAPYDLYLRSDLDKIPAGKYKVVWLMGIPDLSQGEQSIIERIHPVLFMHTDNSGTVVHAGQASQPRIFEEKLAWKAESLAELWDQAGVHRYGQAGDIIYAGRGWLVIHSVSGGKKTLRLPFAARVIDPVRNITLADNARIVPLNLEPGDTRMLRVKPE, encoded by the coding sequence ATGAATCAACACATTTCAATTTTTCTTGTCTTCGTTTTATTTTGTTCCGTCAACCTGCAGGCCCAGCGGTTTGAGCGGCTTTGCGCCGAAGTGCGGACGGAGAAAGATGTCCCGCGGCTGTTCATTAACGGGGAACTGTACCCGCCCTTTGCCTATATGTCTTATCTGGGCGAAGAAAAGTTCTATGCGGAAATGGCAGGCGCGGGGCTTCACCTTTACAATATTCCGGCCTACCTGGGCGACAGGGGTATCAATTCTTCTTCCGGCATTGGCCCGTTCAGGCCGGCGATCTGGACAGGAAACGGGCAATACGATCTTTCAAGCATTAAAAAAGACTTCGAGGAGATATTAAAAGCTGACCCCATGGCTAAGGTGATCATCAGGATTCATCTGGACCCGCCCGCCTGGTGGGAAAAGGAACATCCGGATGAAGTATGCGCGCTACCGGGAGGCGGTTCGCTGCGCACCAGTTTTTTTTCGCGTAAATGGCAGCGCGATGCGGGGAAAGCATTGAAACACTGTGTGAAAACGCTCCTCAATTCACCCTACGCCGCCCATCTTGCAGGGATACACGTTGCAGGAGGGTTTACCGAAGAGTGGTTCTATCACTTCAAAGATGAATTCCATGATGAGAGCGAAGTCCGGCTTGCCAGCTTCCGGGACTGGCTGCGGGATAAATATGGGAACAAGAGGGCGCTTCGCCAGGCATGGAAAGATAGTAAGGCAGATTTCAAAACGGCGGCGCCGGCAAATATCAGCGGGGCTGAGAAGGAAAAGCACTGGAGGGACGCCGGCGATCAGAAGTATTTCGACACTTTTGATTTTCATGCCGAAACCATGGCGGAACATATTAACTTTTTTACCAGGATCGTTAAGAAGGCGAGCAATGGCTGCCTGCTCACCGGCGCTTTTTACGGCTATCATTATTTTGTGACAGATCCAAGGCGCGGCCACGGCGCCCTGGCAAAAGTGCTGGAAAATCCTTACCTGGATTATCTTTCCAGCCCGAATGATTACAGAAGACGTGCAGGAGAGGACTGGCCGCCGATGGCAGCGATCAGGTCCGTTCAGTTGCACGGGAAATTATGGCTGGCCGAAAACGATACCCGTACCTCCATTACTACCCTATTGAAGGACCGCGCGCCGGAAATTGATCCTCCGGGTGATTATTACAGCAGCGGGGTTTGGCACGGTCCGGAAGACATGCAAACCTCGAAAGCGCTGCTGTTAAAAAATCTTGGCCGGATGCTGGCCTATGGATACGGGGGCTGGTGGTTTGATATGTGGGGTGGCTGGTTCAGCGACCCGGAGCTGCTGGCAGTTATCCGCCAGGGACAGGAATTTTTCAAGCATTATCCTTCTGCGGCTGTGGAAGAAATGGAACCCGAAGTCGCCGTCGTAGTAGATGAAAGGCTCCAGTTTTGGGATAAAAGTTATGGCAGCCTTACCCGGCAGATACTGGGCAACCGGTATGCCCTGGGGAAGACCGGCGCTCCTTACGATCTCTATCTCAGAAGCGATCTTGATAAGATCCCGGCCGGGAAATACAAGGTAGTTTGGCTAATGGGAATCCCGGACTTATCGCAAGGGGAGCAGAGCATAATAGAACGCATCCATCCGGTGCTTTTTATGCATACCGACAATAGTGGAACGGTTGTCCATGCGGGACAGGCGAGCCAGCCCCGGATCTTTGAAGAGAAATTGGCCTGGAAGGCGGAGTCGCTGGCGGAGCTATGGGACCAGGCCGGCGTACACCGCTACGGTCAGGCAGGCGATATCATTTATGCCGGGCGAGGATGGCTGGTGATCCATTCTGTAAGCGGCGGAAAAAAAACCTTAAGGCTTCCCTTCGCAGCGCGGGTCATTGACCCCGTGCGTAATATCACGCTTGCAGACAACGCACGCATAGTGCCGCTGAACCTGGAGCCAGGGGACACACGGATGCTGAGAGTAAAGCCTGAATAA
- a CDS encoding SusC/RagA family TonB-linked outer membrane protein translates to MYAKIIYPFLTGLLLFVSYGAKPAGYDRFPEGPAAVHLDIGVRGTVQDSAGNTLPGVSVTVKGQTTIGTTTDLNGKYFLEVPDGATLIFSMIGYEQQEIPVNGRELIDVTLHESTSQLDDVVVVAFGTQKKSEMVGAVTTINPSELKVPSSNLTTALAGRLAGVIAYQRSGEPGLDNADFFIRGVTTFGYKVDPLILIDGVEFTATDLARLQPDDIASFSIMKDATATALYGARGANGVILVTTKEGKEGPAKVSFRLENSISAPTRNVELADPITYMRLHNEAVSTRDPLAFRPYSQSKIDNTVAGTNPYMYPATDWRKALFKDYTMNQRANFNVSGGGQVARYYFAGTYNQDNGVLKVDGRNNFNNNIDLKSYLLRSNVNVNITKTTKVGVRLYGSFDDYSGPVDGGKGLYEKVMRSNPVMFPAYYPVMPGYEHVQHIMFGGTVEEGYINPYADMVKGYKDYSRSLMLAQFEVEQDLNFLTEGLSFRALGNTNRESYFDVSRFYDPFYYEASGYDKASDTYSLQILNENQGTDYLDYKEGEKKISSVFYLESAMNYNRTFGEKHGLSGMLVYTMRQKLNANAGDLQQSLPFRNLGLSGRFTYAYDSRYYAEFNFGYNGSERFQSDYRFGFFPAGGVAWQVSNEKFWEPLRNTVSLLKVRATYGLVGNDAIGGPEDRFFYLSNVNMDDAGRGATFGIDDGYTRPGVSIERYDNAAITWETAEKVNLGLEMNLFGKVGIQADFFSEYRRNILMTRATVPGYMGLSADVRANVGEAAGRGMDLSVDYSQTFGPDLWIIARGNFTYATSEFKVYEEPEYEREWWKSYVGHSLKQKFGYIAERLFVDDEEVLNSPTQGFGSMVMGGDIKYRDINGDGQITPLDQVPIGNPTVPEIVYGFGFSAGFRNFDMSCFFQGLSNESFWIDATKTRPFVNQNQLLKAYADSHWSERNGDVTALWPRLSASSVANNNQTSTWFMRDGSFIRLKTAELGYTFREEQMSRLGLESLRIYLSGTNLLSWSRFKLWDIEMAGEGLGYPVQRVFNLGVQVSL, encoded by the coding sequence ATGTATGCAAAGATTATTTACCCGTTTTTGACAGGGCTTCTTCTTTTCGTTTCTTATGGAGCGAAACCGGCAGGCTACGACCGTTTCCCGGAGGGCCCGGCCGCAGTTCACCTCGATATCGGGGTTAGAGGAACCGTACAGGATTCCGCAGGGAATACCTTGCCCGGTGTATCCGTGACGGTAAAAGGACAGACCACTATTGGAACAACAACCGATTTGAATGGCAAGTATTTCCTTGAAGTGCCGGACGGAGCCACTCTGATTTTTAGTATGATCGGTTATGAGCAACAAGAGATCCCTGTAAACGGGAGAGAACTGATCGACGTTACGCTGCACGAATCCACATCGCAACTGGATGACGTGGTGGTGGTCGCTTTCGGTACCCAGAAAAAAAGCGAGATGGTCGGTGCTGTGACGACGATCAACCCCTCGGAGTTGAAAGTGCCGTCCAGTAACCTTACAACCGCCCTTGCAGGACGGCTGGCCGGAGTGATCGCCTACCAGCGGAGCGGTGAACCAGGTCTGGACAATGCAGATTTCTTTATCCGGGGAGTGACCACATTCGGCTATAAGGTCGATCCCTTAATTCTCATTGACGGTGTGGAATTTACCGCTACCGACCTTGCCCGGCTTCAGCCGGATGATATCGCCAGTTTTTCCATTATGAAAGATGCCACCGCCACGGCTTTGTACGGGGCGCGGGGGGCGAACGGCGTGATCCTGGTGACCACTAAAGAAGGTAAAGAAGGGCCTGCAAAGGTTAGTTTCCGTTTGGAAAATTCCATTTCCGCTCCAACCCGGAATGTCGAACTGGCCGATCCGATTACGTATATGCGACTGCATAATGAAGCAGTGTCCACGCGGGATCCCCTGGCTTTCCGGCCCTATTCCCAAAGCAAGATCGATAATACGGTAGCCGGTACCAATCCGTACATGTATCCTGCAACCGATTGGCGGAAAGCGCTGTTTAAGGATTATACGATGAACCAGCGGGCGAATTTCAATGTAAGCGGCGGAGGACAGGTAGCGCGCTATTATTTCGCCGGTACCTATAACCAGGACAATGGGGTATTGAAAGTGGACGGCCGTAACAATTTCAACAATAACATCGATTTGAAAAGCTATTTGCTGCGGTCCAATGTCAATGTTAACATCACCAAGACTACGAAGGTGGGTGTGCGGTTATACGGCTCATTTGATGACTACAGCGGGCCGGTCGATGGCGGCAAAGGATTGTACGAAAAGGTGATGCGTTCAAACCCTGTGATGTTTCCGGCCTACTACCCCGTTATGCCGGGATATGAGCATGTTCAGCATATCATGTTTGGAGGTACGGTGGAAGAAGGATATATCAACCCCTATGCCGATATGGTGAAAGGATATAAGGACTACTCACGTTCGCTGATGCTTGCCCAGTTTGAGGTGGAACAGGATCTTAATTTTCTGACAGAAGGCCTGTCTTTCAGGGCTCTGGGCAATACCAACAGAGAGTCCTATTTTGATGTTTCACGTTTTTACGACCCGTTTTACTACGAAGCGTCAGGATACGATAAGGCAAGCGACACCTATAGCCTGCAAATATTGAATGAGAACCAGGGAACAGATTACCTGGACTATAAGGAGGGTGAAAAGAAAATATCCTCCGTGTTTTACCTGGAATCTGCCATGAATTACAACCGTACATTCGGGGAAAAGCACGGACTGAGCGGTATGCTGGTATATACCATGCGCCAGAAGCTGAATGCCAATGCGGGAGATCTTCAGCAATCGCTTCCGTTCAGGAACCTGGGATTATCAGGCAGGTTTACGTATGCCTATGACAGCCGTTACTATGCTGAGTTTAATTTCGGATATAACGGATCGGAGCGGTTCCAGTCCGATTACCGGTTTGGATTTTTTCCGGCCGGCGGGGTAGCCTGGCAGGTCTCCAATGAGAAATTCTGGGAGCCTTTGCGTAATACCGTTTCCCTGCTGAAAGTCAGGGCAACCTATGGTTTGGTGGGCAACGATGCCATTGGCGGTCCTGAAGACCGGTTCTTCTATTTATCCAATGTAAACATGGATGATGCCGGAAGAGGGGCTACGTTCGGCATAGACGACGGGTACACCAGACCAGGGGTATCGATAGAAAGATATGACAACGCCGCCATCACCTGGGAGACCGCTGAAAAGGTCAATTTAGGGCTTGAAATGAACTTATTCGGCAAGGTGGGTATCCAGGCGGATTTCTTCTCGGAGTACCGCAGGAATATTCTGATGACCCGGGCAACGGTTCCCGGGTACATGGGATTGTCTGCTGATGTGCGGGCCAATGTGGGAGAGGCCGCTGGCCGCGGTATGGACCTGTCCGTTGACTATAGTCAGACCTTCGGGCCCGATCTATGGATTATCGCCCGGGGTAATTTCACCTATGCAACCAGTGAATTTAAAGTATACGAAGAACCCGAATATGAAAGAGAGTGGTGGAAGTCGTATGTGGGGCATTCACTGAAGCAGAAATTCGGATACATCGCCGAGCGATTATTTGTAGATGACGAGGAGGTGCTTAATTCTCCCACGCAGGGCTTTGGCTCCATGGTAATGGGAGGAGATATCAAATATCGTGATATTAACGGAGACGGGCAGATTACGCCCCTGGATCAGGTGCCTATCGGGAATCCCACGGTCCCCGAAATCGTTTACGGGTTCGGCTTCTCGGCCGGCTTTAGGAATTTTGACATGTCGTGCTTCTTTCAGGGGCTAAGCAATGAGTCATTCTGGATTGATGCAACGAAGACAAGGCCGTTTGTGAACCAAAACCAACTGCTAAAAGCCTATGCTGACAGCCACTGGTCTGAGCGGAATGGCGATGTGACGGCGCTTTGGCCCCGGTTGAGTGCCTCGTCAGTGGCTAATAATAACCAGACAAGCACGTGGTTTATGCGTGACGGTTCATTTATTCGTCTGAAGACGGCAGAATTAGGCTATACGTTCCGGGAGGAACAAATGAGCAGGCTTGGCCTGGAGAGCTTAAGAATATACCTGAGCGGTACCAACCTGCTCAGCTGGAGCCGGTTCAAATTATGGGATATCGAGATGGCAGGAGAGGGTTTAGGCTACCCTGTTCAGCGGGTATTCAATCTGGGCGTGCAGGTATCACTTTAA
- a CDS encoding RagB/SusD family nutrient uptake outer membrane protein: MTAGDEMWFLTNRPDEQYAWRIATGNQNVANPLVNFWSGTNGGKNMYRGIRECNIFLENIESVPDMSASEKAVWTAEVKFLKAYYHFLLFRMYGPIPLIRENIPVSASVEEVKSVFRDPVDGCIDYIVELLDEAIAALPDAVQFDIQEGGRVTRPIALTLKAYVLVTAASPLYNGNTDFASYKDPDGQLFFNQTYDPQKWQRAVNACKEAIDVCHATGRELYEFQPASGEDLSEETITELSVRNPLTQRWNSEQIWTNTNSIGGIIQSAAQPKLLSGSSMPRSRLSPPIKIAELFYTENGVPINEDKAYRYEDRYSLKQSEESDRLYLKPGEEIPVLHFDREPRFYAFLGFDQGRWYGTGWYSDDDNMYVDAKSGGIASSAGLNNRSATGYWPKKLVNYLNVATPNAYNLQNYPWPTFRLADLYLLYAEALNEANGPGAEVYHWLNLIRDRAGLPTVEDAWTNHSTQPAKYTTQQGLREIIHQERMIELLFEGHRYWDLKRWKKAPQVLSQPITGWDIYQEDAATYYRVRLIFNQQFRMRDYFWPVRESELLINRNLVQSPGW, translated from the coding sequence TTGACCGCCGGCGATGAAATGTGGTTCCTCACCAACCGCCCCGATGAGCAATACGCCTGGCGGATTGCCACGGGAAACCAGAATGTGGCAAATCCCCTGGTTAATTTCTGGAGTGGTACAAACGGTGGAAAGAATATGTACCGCGGCATACGGGAATGCAATATCTTTTTGGAAAATATCGAATCCGTACCAGACATGTCGGCATCTGAAAAGGCCGTATGGACCGCGGAAGTCAAGTTTTTGAAGGCCTATTATCATTTCCTGTTATTCCGCATGTACGGGCCCATTCCGCTAATACGAGAGAATATCCCTGTATCCGCGAGCGTGGAGGAGGTAAAATCGGTTTTCCGGGACCCGGTGGACGGGTGCATTGACTACATCGTGGAGTTGCTGGATGAAGCTATTGCCGCCTTGCCCGATGCCGTACAATTTGACATACAAGAGGGCGGGCGGGTTACAAGGCCCATTGCATTAACGTTGAAGGCATACGTACTTGTGACGGCTGCCAGCCCATTATACAATGGCAATACAGATTTTGCCAGCTATAAGGACCCCGACGGGCAATTATTTTTCAATCAAACCTATGACCCCCAAAAATGGCAGCGGGCGGTTAATGCCTGCAAGGAGGCTATTGATGTCTGCCATGCGACAGGACGCGAGTTGTATGAATTTCAACCGGCATCCGGCGAAGACCTTTCCGAAGAGACAATTACGGAACTGAGCGTGCGGAACCCATTGACCCAGCGCTGGAACAGCGAGCAAATATGGACGAATACCAATTCCATCGGGGGGATTATCCAAAGCGCCGCGCAGCCTAAGCTGCTAAGCGGTTCCTCGATGCCCAGGTCCAGGCTAAGCCCGCCGATTAAAATTGCAGAATTGTTTTATACGGAAAACGGCGTGCCTATCAATGAAGACAAGGCGTATCGTTATGAGGACCGGTATAGCCTGAAACAGTCGGAAGAAAGTGACCGGCTGTACCTGAAGCCCGGTGAAGAAATTCCGGTGCTTCACTTTGACCGGGAACCGCGGTTTTATGCTTTTTTGGGTTTTGACCAGGGCAGATGGTATGGTACAGGATGGTATTCAGACGACGATAATATGTATGTGGATGCGAAATCCGGCGGCATTGCGTCCAGCGCGGGCCTCAATAACAGGTCGGCTACGGGCTACTGGCCTAAGAAATTGGTCAATTATCTTAACGTGGCTACACCGAATGCCTATAATTTGCAGAATTACCCCTGGCCTACGTTTCGCCTGGCAGATTTGTACCTTTTATACGCCGAAGCGCTTAACGAAGCGAATGGTCCCGGAGCCGAGGTGTATCATTGGCTGAACCTGATACGCGACCGCGCCGGTTTACCCACTGTAGAGGATGCCTGGACAAATCATTCTACCCAGCCGGCCAAATATACCACGCAGCAGGGCTTGCGGGAGATCATCCATCAGGAGCGGATGATCGAGCTGCTTTTCGAAGGTCATCGCTACTGGGACCTGAAACGCTGGAAAAAGGCGCCCCAGGTATTGAGCCAACCCATTACCGGGTGGGATATTTACCAGGAAGACGCCGCGACCTATTATCGGGTAAGGTTGATATTCAACCAGCAGTTCAGGATGCGCGATTATTTCTGGCCTGTCAGGGAATCTGAATTACTGATCAACCGGAACCTGGTACAAAGCCCGGGATGGTAA
- a CDS encoding DUF4959 domain-containing protein — MTYRILMLLGIGLLFLRCSEERPTIINDNDHVPPPVSNVVVESIPGGAAITYDLPKGGKSLYVLAEWEQNGKVMTAQASFYDNSLVVEGFGDTQEYEVNLYTVGRNLKRSEPVLVKIKPLTPPILSVLESFDIHEDFGGLRMDFFNTSEEEVSIEVYTMDDLGDWVPVETFYTGRPEGRLFVRGFGAEERQFGFIVKDQWGNQTEMLTKTVTPLFERKFDTELFRTLSPSLPGDMEAYEGTTLSNIWSGNYTANNSIPTDGFFRSANGLTLPAHFTFDLGVVGKLGRYVLRQRGAYISPYTFTYSGGSPARGKYGEGPTNPHPEAGRAGLSSWTAKC, encoded by the coding sequence ATGACGTACAGAATATTGATGCTACTCGGAATAGGCCTGTTGTTTCTGAGATGCTCGGAAGAACGGCCGACCATTATTAATGACAATGACCATGTACCCCCGCCTGTCTCCAACGTAGTCGTGGAAAGTATCCCAGGCGGCGCTGCAATTACCTATGACCTGCCGAAAGGGGGCAAATCACTCTATGTGCTGGCCGAATGGGAGCAAAATGGCAAGGTGATGACCGCTCAGGCATCTTTTTATGATAATTCCCTGGTAGTCGAAGGATTTGGCGACACGCAGGAATATGAAGTCAATTTATATACCGTGGGCCGGAACCTGAAGCGTTCCGAGCCTGTGCTTGTAAAAATAAAGCCGCTCACCCCGCCGATTTTATCCGTTCTCGAATCGTTTGACATACACGAGGACTTCGGCGGACTAAGGATGGACTTTTTTAATACGAGCGAGGAAGAAGTATCCATCGAAGTATACACCATGGACGATTTGGGCGACTGGGTGCCTGTGGAGACGTTCTATACCGGCCGGCCGGAAGGAAGGCTGTTTGTACGCGGCTTCGGTGCGGAAGAACGCCAGTTTGGATTTATCGTCAAAGACCAATGGGGAAACCAGACCGAAATGCTGACCAAAACGGTGACTCCCTTGTTTGAAAGGAAATTTGACACGGAGTTATTCAGAACATTATCCCCCTCGCTTCCTGGCGATATGGAGGCCTACGAGGGTACCACGCTTAGTAATATATGGAGCGGCAACTACACGGCTAATAACAGCATTCCCACCGACGGCTTTTTTCGGTCGGCCAACGGCTTAACCCTGCCCGCGCATTTTACCTTTGACCTGGGCGTTGTCGGTAAGTTAGGCCGGTATGTACTGCGGCAGCGCGGCGCCTATATATCGCCATATACTTTCACGTATTCAGGAGGGTCCCCCGCACGTGGGAAATATGGGGAAGGGCCGACGAACCCACATCCGGAGGCTGGGAGGGCTGGACTAAGCTCATGGACTGCGAAATGCTGA
- a CDS encoding DUF5000 domain-containing lipoprotein: protein MWGRADEPTSGGWEGWTKLMDCEMLKPSGLPVGQTSNEDVELAQAGHEFSFSPDLPEVRYIRVNILSNWGGVQYVNLSQLEFYGAPGE, encoded by the coding sequence ATATGGGGAAGGGCCGACGAACCCACATCCGGAGGCTGGGAGGGCTGGACTAAGCTCATGGACTGCGAAATGCTGAAACCATCCGGATTGCCCGTAGGGCAGACCAGCAATGAGGACGTCGAGCTTGCCCAGGCCGGGCATGAGTTTTCCTTTTCGCCGGATCTGCCGGAAGTGAGATACATCCGTGTCAACATACTTAGCAACTGGGGCGGGGTACAATATGTTAACCTTAGCCAACTGGAGTTTTACGGCGCTCCCGGTGAATAA
- a CDS encoding DUF4998 domain-containing protein, giving the protein MKRMKYSLAGLITAITICGFSACSDQDDTYKQFLEGGEHVYVERADSLKAYPGKNRIKLSWAIFSDPDVSSARIFWNNGSDSMEVPITRTTGIDTIEVVLDNLAEGSYTFDVYTYDKEGNSSIKADVFAEVYGDVYVSSLLNRAIEQIGYNNGKLELAWYRADNEDIGTEVTYTDASDVRRKITVYPEDSVSVLVDYKPNSPFEYVTYYKPDSTAIDIFSASASTVEVLMQHHQDVDLDKSLFAPLYLPGDAPIWKTSSSEGNDLSNLWSGIFIGRTAASRAWYRTADGTGVPQHFQFDLGVSAKLNSFKLLQRGVFDHQSLVYANANPRRWEVWGSNEPAEDGSYEGWIKLADCESYKPSGTPVGELTDEDIAYAQAGETFEIPADMPAVRYIRLNILETWGDKTAVFISEVWLNGSYWTIDQD; this is encoded by the coding sequence ATGAAAAGAATGAAATACAGCCTGGCTGGCCTCATCACGGCGATAACCATATGCGGTTTTTCTGCCTGCAGCGACCAGGACGATACCTACAAACAATTTTTGGAAGGCGGCGAACACGTTTACGTAGAACGGGCCGATTCGCTGAAGGCCTATCCTGGCAAAAACCGAATAAAACTTTCCTGGGCTATTTTTTCAGATCCGGATGTAAGTAGTGCGAGGATATTCTGGAATAACGGCTCGGATTCTATGGAAGTCCCTATTACACGTACCACAGGCATAGATACGATTGAAGTCGTTCTGGATAACCTGGCTGAAGGGTCGTACACTTTCGATGTATATACCTATGACAAGGAGGGTAATTCCTCCATCAAAGCAGATGTATTCGCCGAAGTGTATGGCGATGTCTATGTCAGCTCCTTACTTAACAGGGCGATAGAACAGATTGGCTATAATAATGGCAAGCTGGAACTGGCTTGGTACAGGGCCGACAACGAGGACATCGGTACGGAAGTGACCTATACGGATGCGTCGGATGTGCGGCGCAAAATTACCGTATACCCGGAGGATTCAGTTTCTGTACTGGTGGATTACAAGCCCAATAGCCCTTTCGAATATGTGACCTATTATAAGCCTGATTCTACTGCGATAGACATTTTTTCGGCCAGCGCCAGCACAGTGGAAGTATTGATGCAGCACCATCAGGACGTCGATTTGGATAAATCTTTGTTCGCACCGCTTTACCTGCCGGGCGATGCGCCTATCTGGAAGACCTCCTCCTCAGAAGGCAATGATCTCTCCAACCTGTGGAGCGGGATATTTATAGGCAGAACGGCTGCAAGCCGCGCCTGGTACCGAACCGCGGATGGTACCGGTGTGCCCCAGCATTTCCAGTTCGACCTGGGCGTAAGCGCCAAGCTGAACAGCTTCAAGTTGCTGCAGCGGGGTGTGTTTGATCACCAAAGTTTAGTATATGCCAATGCGAACCCTCGTCGCTGGGAAGTTTGGGGGAGTAACGAGCCGGCGGAAGACGGAAGCTATGAGGGATGGATAAAATTGGCGGATTGTGAATCCTATAAACCCTCGGGTACGCCTGTAGGCGAACTGACCGACGAAGATATCGCTTATGCGCAGGCAGGTGAAACCTTTGAGATCCCTGCCGATATGCCTGCGGTAAGGTATATCCGGCTCAATATACTGGAAACATGGGGCGATAAAACGGCTGTTTTTATCAGCGAGGTATGGCTCAACGGCAGTTACTGGACGATTGATCAGGATTAA
- a CDS encoding sialidase family protein, with translation MPANTADVTSVAPPGLHSQSLEIFTPRPGQVYTDDFEDEKEAGSPSPWIENNKHNYWNIAREGANNVYRVKSNEVSTWSWLHVFERDVTFDVRFKVAEVAKEDAELKFAVRFNDYEALVYLGYNFKTEKWYLAEQRGKDFEEVVFEQVINSKREVEPLKTDVWYHIRVLSENETVTVYINDMTRPKLWATDVRHQSPGRVALGAYNATVDFDDVALNLRSGQGRVNEGVLEYTIGDDDRFREGASIVEKSNGDLLLLHRSEEFHSSDQGETFTGPFPFSWPKNAHGHHSVLRLKSGKLLNMVAERAGKGQGARFRAKLSSDDGATWVDGGVTWEAYREGLPGKSEVIVMNDKLTQVPNGRIFFVVPVRKDDGEKITGHKTEIYYSDDEGKTWNQSKNDSDDFTEINRYAEGKVIQTSKGTLRLYTPGTPPIVCGIQYPATTAKHGRVTSRWISSGTQDHPLR, from the coding sequence GTGCCCGCGAACACAGCCGATGTAACCTCAGTTGCCCCGCCGGGCCTGCATTCACAATCGCTCGAAATATTCACTCCGCGGCCAGGCCAGGTTTACACTGATGATTTTGAAGACGAGAAGGAAGCCGGCAGTCCAAGCCCTTGGATAGAAAATAATAAGCACAACTACTGGAACATCGCCAGGGAGGGCGCCAATAACGTATATCGCGTAAAGAGCAATGAAGTTTCTACCTGGTCATGGCTGCATGTATTTGAAAGGGACGTCACGTTCGATGTCCGTTTCAAGGTGGCTGAAGTTGCCAAAGAGGATGCTGAACTCAAGTTTGCCGTGAGATTCAATGATTACGAAGCATTGGTTTACCTGGGGTATAATTTCAAAACTGAAAAATGGTACCTGGCTGAACAACGGGGTAAGGATTTTGAGGAGGTTGTTTTTGAGCAGGTTATCAATTCAAAACGTGAGGTAGAGCCGCTGAAAACTGACGTATGGTATCATATACGGGTTCTGTCTGAGAACGAAACGGTAACGGTATATATTAATGACATGACACGGCCCAAATTATGGGCTACGGACGTCAGGCACCAGTCTCCCGGACGCGTGGCCCTCGGCGCATATAATGCTACCGTTGACTTTGATGATGTGGCGCTAAACCTCAGAAGCGGTCAGGGCCGGGTAAATGAAGGTGTGCTGGAATATACGATCGGAGATGATGATCGTTTCAGGGAGGGAGCTTCTATTGTTGAAAAGAGCAATGGAGACCTTTTGTTGCTGCATCGCTCGGAAGAATTCCATTCCTCGGATCAGGGCGAGACGTTTACAGGCCCCTTTCCGTTTAGCTGGCCAAAGAATGCGCATGGGCATCATAGTGTCCTGCGATTGAAATCGGGGAAGCTGCTGAATATGGTCGCCGAACGCGCCGGCAAGGGGCAGGGGGCACGGTTCAGAGCCAAACTATCAAGCGATGACGGCGCTACCTGGGTGGATGGAGGAGTGACATGGGAAGCCTACCGGGAAGGGCTCCCGGGCAAGTCCGAAGTGATCGTAATGAACGATAAGCTAACCCAGGTGCCCAACGGACGTATCTTCTTTGTCGTGCCTGTCAGAAAGGACGACGGAGAAAAGATCACAGGTCATAAAACAGAAATCTACTATTCCGATGACGAGGGTAAAACCTGGAACCAGTCAAAGAACGACTCTGATGATTTTACAGAAATTAACCGCTATGCGGAAGGAAAAGTTATTCAAACATCCAAAGGTACGTTAAGACTATATACCCCTGGAACACCGCCCATAGTGTGCGGTATTCAGTATCCCGCGACAACGGCGAAACATGGAAGGGTGACTTCGCGCTGGATAAGCTCAGGAACTCAAGATCATCCTTTGCGCTGA